A window of Mobula hypostoma unplaced genomic scaffold, sMobHyp1.1 scaffold_42, whole genome shotgun sequence contains these coding sequences:
- the LOC134341945 gene encoding LOW QUALITY PROTEIN: oocyte zinc finger protein XlCOF6-like (The sequence of the model RefSeq protein was modified relative to this genomic sequence to represent the inferred CDS: deleted 2 bases in 1 codon), producing the protein MAHQCIYTGERPFTCSDCGKEFTESSNLMAHQRVHTGEKPFTCSVCGKRFTWLSTLQSHQRVHTGQKPFTCSVCGRRFTDSSNLQRHQRVHTGEKPFTCSVCGKRFTDSSTVQSHQRVHTGEKPFTCSECGQGFTQSSKLQIHQRVHTGEKPFTCSECGKGFTQLSTLQRHQRVHTGEKPFTCSVCGKRFTDSSNLQRHQLVHTGEKPFTCSVCGKRFTDSSTLQSHQRVHTGEKPFTCSECGKVFTRSSQLLAHQSVHTGEWPFTCSECGKGFTQSSTLLTHLRVHTGEKPFTCSVCGKRFSQSSNLQRHQRVHTGEKPFTSSECGKGFTQSSHLLAHQSVHNGE; encoded by the exons ATGGCTCACCAGTGTATTTAcaccggggagcggccgttcacctgctcagactgtgggaaggaattTACTGAGTCATCCAACCTAATggcacatcagcgagttcacactggggagaagccattcacgtgctcagtctgtgggaagagattcacttggTTATCCAcactacagagtcatcagcgagttcacactgggcagaagccattcacctgctcagtctgtgggaggagattcactgattcatccaacctacagagacatcagcgagttcacactggggagaagccgttcacctgctcagtctgtgggaaaagattcactgattcatccaccgtacagagtcatcagcgagttcacactggggagaagccgttcacctgttcAGAATGTGGG cagggattcactcagtcatccaaactACAgattcatcagcgagttcacactggggagaagccattcacctgctcagaatgtgggaagggattcactcagttatccaCCCTGCAGAGACatcaacgagttcacactggggagaagccgttcacctgctcagtctgtgggaagagattcactgattcatccaacctacagagacaccagttagttcacacaggggagaagccgttcacctgctcagtctgtgggaagagattcactgattcatccaccctacagagtcatcagcgagttcacactggggagaagccattcacctgctcagaatgtgggaaagtattcactcggtcatcccaactactggcacaccagtcagttcacactggggagtggccgtttacctgctcagaatgtgggaaaggattcactcaatcGTCCACCCTACTGACACAtctgcgagttcacactggggagaaaccgttcacctgctcagtctgtgggaagagattcagtcagtcatccaacctacagagacatcagcgagttcacactggggagaagccattcaccagctcagaatgtgggaaaggattcactcagtcatcccacctactggcacaccagtcagttcacaatgGGGAGTGA